A window of the Ostrea edulis chromosome 1, xbOstEdul1.1, whole genome shotgun sequence genome harbors these coding sequences:
- the LOC125661063 gene encoding calcium-transporting ATPase type 2C member 1-like isoform X4 has protein sequence MILLLLGSAFVSILMKQFDDAVSITVAIIIVVTVAFVQEYRSEKSLEALTKLVPPMCHCLRDGKLETFLARDLVPGDIVFLSVGDKVPADIRLFEAKDLAVDESSFTGEPMPKSKSIHPVPEKEHRSGISGLTCVAFMGTLVRCGRGKGIVIETGTNSQFGELFKMMQEEEAPKTPLQKSMDTLGKQLSFYSFCIIGVIMLLGWIQGRGILDMFTIGVSLAVAAIPEGLPIVVTVTLALGVMRMASQNAIVKKLPIVETLGCATVICSDKTGTLTKNEMTVTRICSADGQYAEVSGVGYNGIGTVVCQHEDVSENSHPSLSKVIEVGCICNDADLCEDGLHGQPTEGALLAVAWKMNLHHVRELYTRLEEWPFNSETKYMVVKCTPRYGESKEMTFFVKGALEKVLANCSRFYKQGSTSTLTEKAKQEFYHEAAMMGRAGLRVLAMAYGPEVNNLVYVGMVGIIDPPREGVKEAISTLIGGGVSVKMLTGDSEETARAIGSRLGLHSQGGRALSGDQIDQADIKHLQQIINDVTIFYRTTPKHKLKIIKALQSNGHVVGMTGDGVNDAVALKSSDIGISMGITGTDVSKEAADMILVDDNFAVTLSAIEEGKAIFYNIRNFVRFQLSTSIAALTLIALSTVMKLPNPLNAMQILWINIIMDGPPAQSLGVEPVDHDVIKKPPRKVKDPIITLNLIISILISAAIIVSGTLWVFWREMSDNKITPRDTTMTFTCFVFFDMFNALSCRSAEKSIFEVGLLNNKMFLLAVGGSLIGQLLVIYFPPLQAVFQTESLYLTDFIFLIFLTSSVFVVSEIRKFVWRTQERRKKGLEKQSYMEDVV, from the exons ATGATTTTGCTGCTGTTGGGTTCCGCGTTCGTCAGTATTTTGATGAAGCAGTTTGATGATGCAGTCAGCATCACTGTG gCAATTATCATTGTGGTCACTGTAGCGTTTGTACAG GAATACAGATCAGAGAAATCCTTAGAAGCTTTGACCAAACTTGTTCCCCCAATGTGCCATTG TTTAAGAGATGGAAAATTGGAGACGTTTTTGGCTCGAGACTTGGTTCCAGGAGACATTGTGTTTTTGTCTGTAGGTGACAAAGTTCCTGCTGATATTCGTTTGTTTGAG GCCAAAGATTTAGCAGTAGATGAATCCAGCTTTACTGGGGAACCAATGCCAAAGAGCAAGAGCATTCACCCTGTCCCCGAGAAGGAGCACCGGTCAGGAATCTCAGGATTGACCTGTGTGGCTTTTATGGGTACACTGGTTAGATGTGGGCGGGGAAAGGGCATCGTCATAGAAACAGGAACAAACTCCCAGTTTGGAGAACTCTTCAAGATGATGCAAGAAGAGGAG GCTCCTAAGACTCCCTTACAGAAGAGCATGGACACTCTGGGAAAACAGCTTTCCTTCTACTCATTCTGTATCATAGGTGTCATCATGCTTCTGGGGTGGATCCAGGGGAGAGGAATCCTGGACATGTTCACTATAGGGGTCAG TTTGGCAGTAGCTGCTATACCAGAAGGACTCCCTATCGTTGTCACGGTGACGTTAGCCCTGGGGGTGATGAGGATGGCTTCACAAAATGCTATCGTGAAAAAGTTACCGATTGTAGAAACCTTAG gCTGTGCCACGGTTATATGTTCAGATAAGACAGGAACTTTGACAAAGAATGAGATGACGGTCACAAGAATCTGCTCAGCTGATGGACAGTATGCTGAG GTGTCGGGAGTAGGATACAACGGCATCGGCACTGTGGTGTGTCAGCATGAAGACGTCTCAGAAAACTCACACCCCTCCTTATCTAAAGTCATAGAGGTCGGATGCATATGTAATGATGCTGACCTTTGTGAGGATGGGCTGCATGGACAACCAACGGAGGGGGCGCTGCTAGCAGTGGCATGGAAG ATGAATTTGCATCATGTGAGGGAGTTGTACACCAGACTAGAGGAGTGGCCATTTAATTCAGAGACAAAATACATGGTTGTCAAGTGTACCCCAAGATATGGAGAG AGTAAGGAGATGACCTTCTTTGTGAAGGGAGCGCTGGAGAAGGTGTTGGCCAATTGTTCTCGATTCTACAAGCAGGGCAGCACTTCAACTCTGACAGAAAAAGCCAAACAGGAGTTTTATCATGAGGCTGCTATGATGGGACGAGCTGGACTCAGAG TATTAGCAATGGCCTATGGTCCGGAAGTGAACAACTTGGTGTATGTTGGGATGGTGGGAATCATCGACCCTCCCAGGGAGGGGGTGAAGGAGGCCATCTCTACTCTGATTGGTGGAGGGGTGTCAGTGAAGATGCTGACAGGAGACTCCGAGGAGACTGCCAGAGCCATAG GAAGTCGTTTGGGTCTGCATTCTCAGGGTGGAAGAGCTCTGTCAGGTGATCAGATCGACCAGGCAGATATCAAACATCTACAACAAATTAtcaatgatgtcacaatattCTACAGAACAACGCCAAAACACAAGCTCAAAATTATCAAG GCTCTACAAAGTAATGGTCATGTGGTTGGAATGACAGGAGATGGCGTCAATGATGCAGTGGCGCTCAAAAGTTCTGACATTGGAATCTCCATGGGTATTACAGGAACTGATGTCAGCAAGGAAGCTGCTGATATGATTCTGGTGGATGACAATTTTGCGGTCACCCT ATCAGCCATAGAGGAAGGAAAAGCCATATTTTATAATATTAGAAATTTTGTTAGATTTCAACTCAGCAC GAGTATAGCTGCATTAACATTAATAGCACTTTCTACTGTAATGAAGTTACCAAACCCTTTAAATGCCATGCAGATTTTATGGATAAATATCATCATGGATGGGCCACCAGCTCAGAG TCTGGGTGTTGAACCAGTGGATCATGATGTCATTAAAAAACCTCCCAGAAAGGTCAAGGACCCGATCATAACCCTTAATCTCATCATCAGCATCCTAATTTCTGCTGCCATTATTGTGTCGGGTACATTATGGGTGTTTTGGCGAGAG ATGAGCGACAATAAGATAACGCCCAGAGACACTACCATGACTTTcacttgttttgtattttttgacaTGTTTAATGCTCTCAGCTGTCGGTCAGCA GAAAAATCTATATTTGAAGTGGGACTTTTAAACAACAAGATGTTTCTGCTGGCAGTGGGGGGTTCCCTGATCGGCCAACTGCTGGTGATTTATTTCCCTCCCCTTCAAGCCGTGTTTCAAACAGAGTCCCTTTATTTAACAG attttatctttttgatatttttaacgtCATCAGTGTTTGTGGTGTCAGAAATCAGGAAGTTTGTATGGAGGACACAGGAGAGGAGAAAGAAAGGCTTAGAAAAACAGAGTTACATGGAAGACGTGGTCTGA
- the LOC125661063 gene encoding calcium-transporting ATPase type 2C member 1-like isoform X1: MQNSFVNKEITQLVKEDPSNMMTSMPPSQAAILPYTEVEARLRTNNSTGLHTTEANRRRVLYGVNDFQINNEEPLWKKYLDQFKNPMILLLLGSAFVSILMKQFDDAVSITVAIIIVVTVAFVQEYRSEKSLEALTKLVPPMCHCLRDGKLETFLARDLVPGDIVFLSVGDKVPADIRLFEAKDLAVDESSFTGEPMPKSKSIHPVPEKEHRSGISGLTCVAFMGTLVRCGRGKGIVIETGTNSQFGELFKMMQEEEAPKTPLQKSMDTLGKQLSFYSFCIIGVIMLLGWIQGRGILDMFTIGVSLAVAAIPEGLPIVVTVTLALGVMRMASQNAIVKKLPIVETLGCATVICSDKTGTLTKNEMTVTRICSADGQYAEVSGVGYNGIGTVVCQHEDVSENSHPSLSKVIEVGCICNDADLCEDGLHGQPTEGALLAVAWKMNLHHVRELYTRLEEWPFNSETKYMVVKCTPRYGESKEMTFFVKGALEKVLANCSRFYKQGSTSTLTEKAKQEFYHEAAMMGRAGLRVLAMAYGPEVNNLVYVGMVGIIDPPREGVKEAISTLIGGGVSVKMLTGDSEETARAIGSRLGLHSQGGRALSGDQIDQADIKHLQQIINDVTIFYRTTPKHKLKIIKALQSNGHVVGMTGDGVNDAVALKSSDIGISMGITGTDVSKEAADMILVDDNFAVTLSAIEEGKAIFYNIRNFVRFQLSTSIAALTLIALSTVMKLPNPLNAMQILWINIIMDGPPAQSLGVEPVDHDVIKKPPRKVKDPIITLNLIISILISAAIIVSGTLWVFWREMSDNKITPRDTTMTFTCFVFFDMFNALSCRSAEKSIFEVGLLNNKMFLLAVGGSLIGQLLVIYFPPLQAVFQTESLYLTDFIFLIFLTSSVFVVSEIRKFVWRTQERRKKGLEKQSYMEDVV, from the exons ACACAGCTTGTGAAAGAGGACCCAAGCAACATGATGACGTCAATGCCCCCCTCCCAGGCGGCCATCCTGCCCTACACAGAGGTTGAGGCTCGTCTGAGGACTAACAACAGTACAGGACTGCATACCACGGAAGCCAACAGGAGGAGGGTGTTGTATGGTGTCAACGACTTTCAAATCAACAACGAGGAACCCCTGTGGAAAaaataccttgatcag TTCAAGAATCCTATGATTTTGCTGCTGTTGGGTTCCGCGTTCGTCAGTATTTTGATGAAGCAGTTTGATGATGCAGTCAGCATCACTGTG gCAATTATCATTGTGGTCACTGTAGCGTTTGTACAG GAATACAGATCAGAGAAATCCTTAGAAGCTTTGACCAAACTTGTTCCCCCAATGTGCCATTG TTTAAGAGATGGAAAATTGGAGACGTTTTTGGCTCGAGACTTGGTTCCAGGAGACATTGTGTTTTTGTCTGTAGGTGACAAAGTTCCTGCTGATATTCGTTTGTTTGAG GCCAAAGATTTAGCAGTAGATGAATCCAGCTTTACTGGGGAACCAATGCCAAAGAGCAAGAGCATTCACCCTGTCCCCGAGAAGGAGCACCGGTCAGGAATCTCAGGATTGACCTGTGTGGCTTTTATGGGTACACTGGTTAGATGTGGGCGGGGAAAGGGCATCGTCATAGAAACAGGAACAAACTCCCAGTTTGGAGAACTCTTCAAGATGATGCAAGAAGAGGAG GCTCCTAAGACTCCCTTACAGAAGAGCATGGACACTCTGGGAAAACAGCTTTCCTTCTACTCATTCTGTATCATAGGTGTCATCATGCTTCTGGGGTGGATCCAGGGGAGAGGAATCCTGGACATGTTCACTATAGGGGTCAG TTTGGCAGTAGCTGCTATACCAGAAGGACTCCCTATCGTTGTCACGGTGACGTTAGCCCTGGGGGTGATGAGGATGGCTTCACAAAATGCTATCGTGAAAAAGTTACCGATTGTAGAAACCTTAG gCTGTGCCACGGTTATATGTTCAGATAAGACAGGAACTTTGACAAAGAATGAGATGACGGTCACAAGAATCTGCTCAGCTGATGGACAGTATGCTGAG GTGTCGGGAGTAGGATACAACGGCATCGGCACTGTGGTGTGTCAGCATGAAGACGTCTCAGAAAACTCACACCCCTCCTTATCTAAAGTCATAGAGGTCGGATGCATATGTAATGATGCTGACCTTTGTGAGGATGGGCTGCATGGACAACCAACGGAGGGGGCGCTGCTAGCAGTGGCATGGAAG ATGAATTTGCATCATGTGAGGGAGTTGTACACCAGACTAGAGGAGTGGCCATTTAATTCAGAGACAAAATACATGGTTGTCAAGTGTACCCCAAGATATGGAGAG AGTAAGGAGATGACCTTCTTTGTGAAGGGAGCGCTGGAGAAGGTGTTGGCCAATTGTTCTCGATTCTACAAGCAGGGCAGCACTTCAACTCTGACAGAAAAAGCCAAACAGGAGTTTTATCATGAGGCTGCTATGATGGGACGAGCTGGACTCAGAG TATTAGCAATGGCCTATGGTCCGGAAGTGAACAACTTGGTGTATGTTGGGATGGTGGGAATCATCGACCCTCCCAGGGAGGGGGTGAAGGAGGCCATCTCTACTCTGATTGGTGGAGGGGTGTCAGTGAAGATGCTGACAGGAGACTCCGAGGAGACTGCCAGAGCCATAG GAAGTCGTTTGGGTCTGCATTCTCAGGGTGGAAGAGCTCTGTCAGGTGATCAGATCGACCAGGCAGATATCAAACATCTACAACAAATTAtcaatgatgtcacaatattCTACAGAACAACGCCAAAACACAAGCTCAAAATTATCAAG GCTCTACAAAGTAATGGTCATGTGGTTGGAATGACAGGAGATGGCGTCAATGATGCAGTGGCGCTCAAAAGTTCTGACATTGGAATCTCCATGGGTATTACAGGAACTGATGTCAGCAAGGAAGCTGCTGATATGATTCTGGTGGATGACAATTTTGCGGTCACCCT ATCAGCCATAGAGGAAGGAAAAGCCATATTTTATAATATTAGAAATTTTGTTAGATTTCAACTCAGCAC GAGTATAGCTGCATTAACATTAATAGCACTTTCTACTGTAATGAAGTTACCAAACCCTTTAAATGCCATGCAGATTTTATGGATAAATATCATCATGGATGGGCCACCAGCTCAGAG TCTGGGTGTTGAACCAGTGGATCATGATGTCATTAAAAAACCTCCCAGAAAGGTCAAGGACCCGATCATAACCCTTAATCTCATCATCAGCATCCTAATTTCTGCTGCCATTATTGTGTCGGGTACATTATGGGTGTTTTGGCGAGAG ATGAGCGACAATAAGATAACGCCCAGAGACACTACCATGACTTTcacttgttttgtattttttgacaTGTTTAATGCTCTCAGCTGTCGGTCAGCA GAAAAATCTATATTTGAAGTGGGACTTTTAAACAACAAGATGTTTCTGCTGGCAGTGGGGGGTTCCCTGATCGGCCAACTGCTGGTGATTTATTTCCCTCCCCTTCAAGCCGTGTTTCAAACAGAGTCCCTTTATTTAACAG attttatctttttgatatttttaacgtCATCAGTGTTTGTGGTGTCAGAAATCAGGAAGTTTGTATGGAGGACACAGGAGAGGAGAAAGAAAGGCTTAGAAAAACAGAGTTACATGGAAGACGTGGTCTGA
- the LOC125661063 gene encoding calcium-transporting ATPase type 2C member 1-like isoform X3 translates to MMTSMPPSQAAILPYTEVEARLRTNNSTGLHTTEANRRRVLYGVNDFQINNEEPLWKKYLDQFKNPMILLLLGSAFVSILMKQFDDAVSITVAIIIVVTVAFVQEYRSEKSLEALTKLVPPMCHCLRDGKLETFLARDLVPGDIVFLSVGDKVPADIRLFEAKDLAVDESSFTGEPMPKSKSIHPVPEKEHRSGISGLTCVAFMGTLVRCGRGKGIVIETGTNSQFGELFKMMQEEEAPKTPLQKSMDTLGKQLSFYSFCIIGVIMLLGWIQGRGILDMFTIGVSLAVAAIPEGLPIVVTVTLALGVMRMASQNAIVKKLPIVETLGCATVICSDKTGTLTKNEMTVTRICSADGQYAEVSGVGYNGIGTVVCQHEDVSENSHPSLSKVIEVGCICNDADLCEDGLHGQPTEGALLAVAWKMNLHHVRELYTRLEEWPFNSETKYMVVKCTPRYGESKEMTFFVKGALEKVLANCSRFYKQGSTSTLTEKAKQEFYHEAAMMGRAGLRVLAMAYGPEVNNLVYVGMVGIIDPPREGVKEAISTLIGGGVSVKMLTGDSEETARAIGSRLGLHSQGGRALSGDQIDQADIKHLQQIINDVTIFYRTTPKHKLKIIKALQSNGHVVGMTGDGVNDAVALKSSDIGISMGITGTDVSKEAADMILVDDNFAVTLSAIEEGKAIFYNIRNFVRFQLSTSIAALTLIALSTVMKLPNPLNAMQILWINIIMDGPPAQSLGVEPVDHDVIKKPPRKVKDPIITLNLIISILISAAIIVSGTLWVFWREMSDNKITPRDTTMTFTCFVFFDMFNALSCRSAEKSIFEVGLLNNKMFLLAVGGSLIGQLLVIYFPPLQAVFQTESLYLTDFIFLIFLTSSVFVVSEIRKFVWRTQERRKKGLEKQSYMEDVV, encoded by the exons ATGATGACGTCAATGCCCCCCTCCCAGGCGGCCATCCTGCCCTACACAGAGGTTGAGGCTCGTCTGAGGACTAACAACAGTACAGGACTGCATACCACGGAAGCCAACAGGAGGAGGGTGTTGTATGGTGTCAACGACTTTCAAATCAACAACGAGGAACCCCTGTGGAAAaaataccttgatcag TTCAAGAATCCTATGATTTTGCTGCTGTTGGGTTCCGCGTTCGTCAGTATTTTGATGAAGCAGTTTGATGATGCAGTCAGCATCACTGTG gCAATTATCATTGTGGTCACTGTAGCGTTTGTACAG GAATACAGATCAGAGAAATCCTTAGAAGCTTTGACCAAACTTGTTCCCCCAATGTGCCATTG TTTAAGAGATGGAAAATTGGAGACGTTTTTGGCTCGAGACTTGGTTCCAGGAGACATTGTGTTTTTGTCTGTAGGTGACAAAGTTCCTGCTGATATTCGTTTGTTTGAG GCCAAAGATTTAGCAGTAGATGAATCCAGCTTTACTGGGGAACCAATGCCAAAGAGCAAGAGCATTCACCCTGTCCCCGAGAAGGAGCACCGGTCAGGAATCTCAGGATTGACCTGTGTGGCTTTTATGGGTACACTGGTTAGATGTGGGCGGGGAAAGGGCATCGTCATAGAAACAGGAACAAACTCCCAGTTTGGAGAACTCTTCAAGATGATGCAAGAAGAGGAG GCTCCTAAGACTCCCTTACAGAAGAGCATGGACACTCTGGGAAAACAGCTTTCCTTCTACTCATTCTGTATCATAGGTGTCATCATGCTTCTGGGGTGGATCCAGGGGAGAGGAATCCTGGACATGTTCACTATAGGGGTCAG TTTGGCAGTAGCTGCTATACCAGAAGGACTCCCTATCGTTGTCACGGTGACGTTAGCCCTGGGGGTGATGAGGATGGCTTCACAAAATGCTATCGTGAAAAAGTTACCGATTGTAGAAACCTTAG gCTGTGCCACGGTTATATGTTCAGATAAGACAGGAACTTTGACAAAGAATGAGATGACGGTCACAAGAATCTGCTCAGCTGATGGACAGTATGCTGAG GTGTCGGGAGTAGGATACAACGGCATCGGCACTGTGGTGTGTCAGCATGAAGACGTCTCAGAAAACTCACACCCCTCCTTATCTAAAGTCATAGAGGTCGGATGCATATGTAATGATGCTGACCTTTGTGAGGATGGGCTGCATGGACAACCAACGGAGGGGGCGCTGCTAGCAGTGGCATGGAAG ATGAATTTGCATCATGTGAGGGAGTTGTACACCAGACTAGAGGAGTGGCCATTTAATTCAGAGACAAAATACATGGTTGTCAAGTGTACCCCAAGATATGGAGAG AGTAAGGAGATGACCTTCTTTGTGAAGGGAGCGCTGGAGAAGGTGTTGGCCAATTGTTCTCGATTCTACAAGCAGGGCAGCACTTCAACTCTGACAGAAAAAGCCAAACAGGAGTTTTATCATGAGGCTGCTATGATGGGACGAGCTGGACTCAGAG TATTAGCAATGGCCTATGGTCCGGAAGTGAACAACTTGGTGTATGTTGGGATGGTGGGAATCATCGACCCTCCCAGGGAGGGGGTGAAGGAGGCCATCTCTACTCTGATTGGTGGAGGGGTGTCAGTGAAGATGCTGACAGGAGACTCCGAGGAGACTGCCAGAGCCATAG GAAGTCGTTTGGGTCTGCATTCTCAGGGTGGAAGAGCTCTGTCAGGTGATCAGATCGACCAGGCAGATATCAAACATCTACAACAAATTAtcaatgatgtcacaatattCTACAGAACAACGCCAAAACACAAGCTCAAAATTATCAAG GCTCTACAAAGTAATGGTCATGTGGTTGGAATGACAGGAGATGGCGTCAATGATGCAGTGGCGCTCAAAAGTTCTGACATTGGAATCTCCATGGGTATTACAGGAACTGATGTCAGCAAGGAAGCTGCTGATATGATTCTGGTGGATGACAATTTTGCGGTCACCCT ATCAGCCATAGAGGAAGGAAAAGCCATATTTTATAATATTAGAAATTTTGTTAGATTTCAACTCAGCAC GAGTATAGCTGCATTAACATTAATAGCACTTTCTACTGTAATGAAGTTACCAAACCCTTTAAATGCCATGCAGATTTTATGGATAAATATCATCATGGATGGGCCACCAGCTCAGAG TCTGGGTGTTGAACCAGTGGATCATGATGTCATTAAAAAACCTCCCAGAAAGGTCAAGGACCCGATCATAACCCTTAATCTCATCATCAGCATCCTAATTTCTGCTGCCATTATTGTGTCGGGTACATTATGGGTGTTTTGGCGAGAG ATGAGCGACAATAAGATAACGCCCAGAGACACTACCATGACTTTcacttgttttgtattttttgacaTGTTTAATGCTCTCAGCTGTCGGTCAGCA GAAAAATCTATATTTGAAGTGGGACTTTTAAACAACAAGATGTTTCTGCTGGCAGTGGGGGGTTCCCTGATCGGCCAACTGCTGGTGATTTATTTCCCTCCCCTTCAAGCCGTGTTTCAAACAGAGTCCCTTTATTTAACAG attttatctttttgatatttttaacgtCATCAGTGTTTGTGGTGTCAGAAATCAGGAAGTTTGTATGGAGGACACAGGAGAGGAGAAAGAAAGGCTTAGAAAAACAGAGTTACATGGAAGACGTGGTCTGA
- the LOC125661063 gene encoding calcium-transporting ATPase type 2C member 1-like isoform X2, translated as MTQLVKEDPSNMMTSMPPSQAAILPYTEVEARLRTNNSTGLHTTEANRRRVLYGVNDFQINNEEPLWKKYLDQFKNPMILLLLGSAFVSILMKQFDDAVSITVAIIIVVTVAFVQEYRSEKSLEALTKLVPPMCHCLRDGKLETFLARDLVPGDIVFLSVGDKVPADIRLFEAKDLAVDESSFTGEPMPKSKSIHPVPEKEHRSGISGLTCVAFMGTLVRCGRGKGIVIETGTNSQFGELFKMMQEEEAPKTPLQKSMDTLGKQLSFYSFCIIGVIMLLGWIQGRGILDMFTIGVSLAVAAIPEGLPIVVTVTLALGVMRMASQNAIVKKLPIVETLGCATVICSDKTGTLTKNEMTVTRICSADGQYAEVSGVGYNGIGTVVCQHEDVSENSHPSLSKVIEVGCICNDADLCEDGLHGQPTEGALLAVAWKMNLHHVRELYTRLEEWPFNSETKYMVVKCTPRYGESKEMTFFVKGALEKVLANCSRFYKQGSTSTLTEKAKQEFYHEAAMMGRAGLRVLAMAYGPEVNNLVYVGMVGIIDPPREGVKEAISTLIGGGVSVKMLTGDSEETARAIGSRLGLHSQGGRALSGDQIDQADIKHLQQIINDVTIFYRTTPKHKLKIIKALQSNGHVVGMTGDGVNDAVALKSSDIGISMGITGTDVSKEAADMILVDDNFAVTLSAIEEGKAIFYNIRNFVRFQLSTSIAALTLIALSTVMKLPNPLNAMQILWINIIMDGPPAQSLGVEPVDHDVIKKPPRKVKDPIITLNLIISILISAAIIVSGTLWVFWREMSDNKITPRDTTMTFTCFVFFDMFNALSCRSAEKSIFEVGLLNNKMFLLAVGGSLIGQLLVIYFPPLQAVFQTESLYLTDFIFLIFLTSSVFVVSEIRKFVWRTQERRKKGLEKQSYMEDVV; from the exons ACACAGCTTGTGAAAGAGGACCCAAGCAACATGATGACGTCAATGCCCCCCTCCCAGGCGGCCATCCTGCCCTACACAGAGGTTGAGGCTCGTCTGAGGACTAACAACAGTACAGGACTGCATACCACGGAAGCCAACAGGAGGAGGGTGTTGTATGGTGTCAACGACTTTCAAATCAACAACGAGGAACCCCTGTGGAAAaaataccttgatcag TTCAAGAATCCTATGATTTTGCTGCTGTTGGGTTCCGCGTTCGTCAGTATTTTGATGAAGCAGTTTGATGATGCAGTCAGCATCACTGTG gCAATTATCATTGTGGTCACTGTAGCGTTTGTACAG GAATACAGATCAGAGAAATCCTTAGAAGCTTTGACCAAACTTGTTCCCCCAATGTGCCATTG TTTAAGAGATGGAAAATTGGAGACGTTTTTGGCTCGAGACTTGGTTCCAGGAGACATTGTGTTTTTGTCTGTAGGTGACAAAGTTCCTGCTGATATTCGTTTGTTTGAG GCCAAAGATTTAGCAGTAGATGAATCCAGCTTTACTGGGGAACCAATGCCAAAGAGCAAGAGCATTCACCCTGTCCCCGAGAAGGAGCACCGGTCAGGAATCTCAGGATTGACCTGTGTGGCTTTTATGGGTACACTGGTTAGATGTGGGCGGGGAAAGGGCATCGTCATAGAAACAGGAACAAACTCCCAGTTTGGAGAACTCTTCAAGATGATGCAAGAAGAGGAG GCTCCTAAGACTCCCTTACAGAAGAGCATGGACACTCTGGGAAAACAGCTTTCCTTCTACTCATTCTGTATCATAGGTGTCATCATGCTTCTGGGGTGGATCCAGGGGAGAGGAATCCTGGACATGTTCACTATAGGGGTCAG TTTGGCAGTAGCTGCTATACCAGAAGGACTCCCTATCGTTGTCACGGTGACGTTAGCCCTGGGGGTGATGAGGATGGCTTCACAAAATGCTATCGTGAAAAAGTTACCGATTGTAGAAACCTTAG gCTGTGCCACGGTTATATGTTCAGATAAGACAGGAACTTTGACAAAGAATGAGATGACGGTCACAAGAATCTGCTCAGCTGATGGACAGTATGCTGAG GTGTCGGGAGTAGGATACAACGGCATCGGCACTGTGGTGTGTCAGCATGAAGACGTCTCAGAAAACTCACACCCCTCCTTATCTAAAGTCATAGAGGTCGGATGCATATGTAATGATGCTGACCTTTGTGAGGATGGGCTGCATGGACAACCAACGGAGGGGGCGCTGCTAGCAGTGGCATGGAAG ATGAATTTGCATCATGTGAGGGAGTTGTACACCAGACTAGAGGAGTGGCCATTTAATTCAGAGACAAAATACATGGTTGTCAAGTGTACCCCAAGATATGGAGAG AGTAAGGAGATGACCTTCTTTGTGAAGGGAGCGCTGGAGAAGGTGTTGGCCAATTGTTCTCGATTCTACAAGCAGGGCAGCACTTCAACTCTGACAGAAAAAGCCAAACAGGAGTTTTATCATGAGGCTGCTATGATGGGACGAGCTGGACTCAGAG TATTAGCAATGGCCTATGGTCCGGAAGTGAACAACTTGGTGTATGTTGGGATGGTGGGAATCATCGACCCTCCCAGGGAGGGGGTGAAGGAGGCCATCTCTACTCTGATTGGTGGAGGGGTGTCAGTGAAGATGCTGACAGGAGACTCCGAGGAGACTGCCAGAGCCATAG GAAGTCGTTTGGGTCTGCATTCTCAGGGTGGAAGAGCTCTGTCAGGTGATCAGATCGACCAGGCAGATATCAAACATCTACAACAAATTAtcaatgatgtcacaatattCTACAGAACAACGCCAAAACACAAGCTCAAAATTATCAAG GCTCTACAAAGTAATGGTCATGTGGTTGGAATGACAGGAGATGGCGTCAATGATGCAGTGGCGCTCAAAAGTTCTGACATTGGAATCTCCATGGGTATTACAGGAACTGATGTCAGCAAGGAAGCTGCTGATATGATTCTGGTGGATGACAATTTTGCGGTCACCCT ATCAGCCATAGAGGAAGGAAAAGCCATATTTTATAATATTAGAAATTTTGTTAGATTTCAACTCAGCAC GAGTATAGCTGCATTAACATTAATAGCACTTTCTACTGTAATGAAGTTACCAAACCCTTTAAATGCCATGCAGATTTTATGGATAAATATCATCATGGATGGGCCACCAGCTCAGAG TCTGGGTGTTGAACCAGTGGATCATGATGTCATTAAAAAACCTCCCAGAAAGGTCAAGGACCCGATCATAACCCTTAATCTCATCATCAGCATCCTAATTTCTGCTGCCATTATTGTGTCGGGTACATTATGGGTGTTTTGGCGAGAG ATGAGCGACAATAAGATAACGCCCAGAGACACTACCATGACTTTcacttgttttgtattttttgacaTGTTTAATGCTCTCAGCTGTCGGTCAGCA GAAAAATCTATATTTGAAGTGGGACTTTTAAACAACAAGATGTTTCTGCTGGCAGTGGGGGGTTCCCTGATCGGCCAACTGCTGGTGATTTATTTCCCTCCCCTTCAAGCCGTGTTTCAAACAGAGTCCCTTTATTTAACAG attttatctttttgatatttttaacgtCATCAGTGTTTGTGGTGTCAGAAATCAGGAAGTTTGTATGGAGGACACAGGAGAGGAGAAAGAAAGGCTTAGAAAAACAGAGTTACATGGAAGACGTGGTCTGA